In Leucobacter insecticola, one DNA window encodes the following:
- a CDS encoding aldo/keto reductase produces MTHTHSVPTRQLGPGGPRVPVFALGSWNTWDRMEIEERLALMNRAVEVGSGFFDVAYYNMGPHAEASRTDLLFGEALRELGLAREKYQLCGKLWLWEYPQTGFADQMDVSLERIGAGQGGPESFETVVVGDFVGEIDIAQVVRDVQTEIDAGRFASWGVNNWPAASLQLALDTARVEGLTPPSFAQLKYGLVRRTMAEGEYYGRWFEEGTLALQASDSFEGGILVGQLSPGRKIGADVGGIREQIVAAYPRVLAIAASLDTTPAQLGIAFCLANPATANVLFGASKVSQFDDNLGAIELLERAGAQRIREATAGLWLDREVRADGVWAP; encoded by the coding sequence GTGACCCACACTCATTCCGTTCCCACTCGCCAGCTTGGCCCGGGAGGCCCCCGGGTGCCCGTGTTTGCGCTCGGCTCCTGGAATACCTGGGACCGTATGGAAATCGAAGAGCGCCTCGCGCTGATGAACCGGGCGGTAGAGGTCGGATCCGGATTCTTCGACGTCGCGTATTACAACATGGGCCCGCATGCGGAAGCTTCTCGCACCGACTTGCTCTTCGGGGAAGCGCTGCGCGAACTCGGTCTTGCTCGTGAAAAGTACCAGTTGTGTGGAAAGCTGTGGCTCTGGGAGTACCCGCAGACCGGATTCGCAGACCAGATGGACGTCTCGCTTGAGCGGATTGGCGCGGGGCAGGGCGGGCCCGAGTCGTTCGAAACCGTTGTGGTCGGAGACTTCGTGGGCGAGATCGACATCGCGCAGGTGGTGCGAGACGTGCAAACCGAGATTGATGCCGGCCGATTCGCAAGCTGGGGCGTGAATAACTGGCCCGCAGCATCCCTGCAACTGGCGCTCGATACGGCTCGGGTCGAAGGGCTCACCCCGCCAAGCTTCGCTCAGCTGAAGTACGGCCTGGTGCGGCGCACGATGGCCGAGGGTGAATACTACGGGCGCTGGTTTGAGGAGGGAACCCTTGCTCTGCAGGCCTCGGATTCGTTTGAGGGAGGGATCCTCGTCGGCCAACTGAGTCCCGGCCGCAAGATTGGCGCCGACGTCGGAGGTATCCGAGAGCAGATCGTTGCCGCGTACCCGCGCGTGCTCGCGATCGCAGCTTCACTCGACACCACTCCCGCGCAGCTCGGGATCGCCTTCTGTCTGGCCAACCCGGCGACGGCCAATGTTCTCTTCGGCGCATCCAAGGTCAGTCAGTTCGACGATAACCTCGGCGCGATTGAGCTGCTCGAACGCGCGGGTGCTCAGCGGATCCGCGAGGCGACCGCGGGGCTCTGGCTCGACCGCGAGGTGCGTGCCGACGGGGTGTGGGCGCCCTAG
- a CDS encoding alpha/beta fold hydrolase has product MPLNTRYLPAASVNGKTPVVLLHGFASNAGEDFLATGWSEALSAAGRSVIAIDLPGHGENNAPLSPDNATTSEVVRTILDAIETHAPEGEFDVVGYSLGSRLAWELPEASPRVRRMVLGGLSPFEPFTAVDPAELQAALAGQDPANPLVGMMAGMISAPGQDTTSLATLISGLASEPFAPSKGTGPQIPTLFVAGREDDMTQGLESLIEGLPHAQLSTVPGDHRGALDSPEFRSAAIEFLAG; this is encoded by the coding sequence TTGCCTCTCAACACCCGCTACCTCCCCGCAGCTTCAGTCAACGGCAAGACGCCGGTGGTCCTGCTGCACGGCTTCGCTTCCAACGCCGGAGAGGACTTTCTCGCAACCGGGTGGTCCGAGGCACTGAGCGCGGCGGGTAGATCCGTCATCGCAATTGATCTCCCCGGCCATGGCGAGAACAACGCCCCGCTGTCCCCAGACAACGCAACCACCTCAGAGGTTGTGCGCACAATCCTGGACGCGATTGAGACCCACGCGCCGGAAGGTGAGTTTGATGTGGTGGGCTACTCCCTCGGGTCCCGTCTCGCATGGGAACTCCCCGAAGCGTCACCGCGGGTGCGCCGCATGGTTCTCGGTGGGCTCAGCCCATTCGAACCATTCACCGCGGTTGACCCGGCAGAGCTACAGGCTGCACTTGCTGGACAGGATCCCGCGAACCCACTGGTCGGCATGATGGCAGGCATGATCTCCGCGCCAGGCCAGGACACCACCTCGCTCGCCACCCTCATCTCGGGACTTGCCTCCGAACCCTTTGCGCCAAGCAAGGGAACCGGCCCGCAGATCCCCACTCTCTTCGTTGCGGGCAGAGAAGATGACATGACACAGGGCCTTGAATCCCTCATCGAGGGACTCCCCCACGCCCAACTTTCCACAGTGCCGGGCGATCACCGCGGCGCACTCGATAGCCCGGAGTTTCGCTCCGCGGCCATCGAGTTCCTCGCGGGCTAG
- a CDS encoding methyltransferase family protein, with amino-acid sequence MTATPERIVDIAIGFMGAKQLDAASRIGLFSALAHGPKDIAQLAEATKHAPRQVRTLADAMNSLGLLERKNGTYSLAEDAAAYLSGAGEIDLTPFIAFLGDISYKQWLGYDRTVDTDEAGTLDLDEAGWGDFMDGVMTYNALHAEQFGAAFDFTSYRNALDFGGLAAGFSLAAMTQNPELNTRFVYAPDMSGSIAEAVEAAGFSGRVTVEDAETETAKPGGEHDLVLLTHVLHRFNESQNLAILQAARDAAAPGATLMLLDFFLDNDGTQRKIDALHAGEYFNIDGTVVYPIDQVEGWLAATGWRSDRLVALPGSPRVLVATAI; translated from the coding sequence ATGACCGCAACTCCCGAACGAATCGTAGATATTGCCATCGGCTTCATGGGTGCGAAGCAGCTCGATGCCGCAAGTCGCATTGGTCTCTTCTCCGCACTTGCGCATGGACCGAAAGACATCGCGCAGTTGGCGGAGGCCACGAAGCATGCACCTCGTCAGGTGCGCACGCTCGCGGACGCGATGAACTCGCTGGGACTCCTCGAACGCAAGAACGGCACGTATTCGCTGGCAGAGGATGCCGCTGCATACCTCTCGGGAGCGGGGGAGATCGATCTCACTCCCTTCATCGCCTTTCTTGGTGACATCAGCTACAAGCAATGGCTGGGTTACGACCGCACCGTCGACACCGATGAGGCGGGCACCCTTGATCTCGACGAGGCCGGCTGGGGCGACTTCATGGACGGCGTCATGACCTACAACGCTCTGCACGCTGAGCAGTTTGGGGCAGCGTTCGACTTCACGAGCTACCGCAACGCGCTCGATTTTGGTGGCCTCGCGGCAGGATTCTCGCTCGCTGCGATGACTCAGAACCCCGAGCTCAATACGCGCTTCGTCTACGCCCCTGATATGTCAGGATCGATTGCTGAAGCCGTTGAGGCTGCGGGCTTCTCCGGCCGGGTCACTGTGGAAGACGCTGAAACGGAGACGGCAAAACCCGGTGGTGAGCACGATCTGGTGCTGCTCACCCACGTGCTGCACCGTTTCAATGAGTCGCAGAACCTTGCGATCCTGCAGGCGGCTCGCGATGCTGCGGCCCCCGGAGCAACGTTGATGCTGCTTGACTTTTTCCTCGATAATGACGGCACTCAGCGAAAGATTGACGCGCTGCATGCCGGTGAGTACTTCAACATCGACGGCACCGTCGTGTATCCGATTGATCAGGTCGAGGGGTGGCTCGCTGCGACCGGCTGGCGCTCTGATCGCCTCGTTGCGCTTCCGGGCAGCCCGCGGGTGCTGGTAGCAACAGCGATCTAG
- a CDS encoding phosphotriesterase family protein: protein MSEIEIPDLRGLVQTVLGPVAPEKLGMTLMHEHLFLDIRRPLHSPRPRAGEWEESAEEPLTLSNLAAVRRGSVNSDNDILGDPELMLREVSAFAQQGGGTVVEVTPSGVGRDPRALRELSRASGLHVVMGAGWYQRDLHPAGFSQLSDRELTEQLVRDVVVGVGARPGQEPIRSGVIGEVGAEGQPVDPQEMRSVRAAARASALTGAPITLHMGGFGEERLRVLDAIEQEGADPRSVVFGHAGSIAEDMPLARRLLERGAAVEADFLGTTGSPWGTLFPYTDRSVARGFAELVADGWGAQLVLGSDVCQRVQLQAYGGHGYGYIVDQFLPTLVEFGVPELALKQIMVENPARILAFRSPNPAASYGSPD from the coding sequence ATGAGTGAAATTGAGATCCCGGACCTTCGTGGCCTGGTGCAGACCGTGCTCGGCCCGGTGGCTCCAGAGAAATTGGGGATGACGCTCATGCATGAACATCTCTTTCTCGACATTCGCAGGCCTCTCCACTCGCCGCGTCCGCGTGCCGGTGAGTGGGAAGAGAGCGCAGAGGAACCGCTGACGCTCAGTAACCTGGCAGCGGTGAGGCGGGGCTCGGTCAATTCTGACAACGACATTCTGGGGGACCCAGAACTCATGCTCAGAGAGGTTTCGGCCTTTGCCCAGCAGGGAGGCGGCACAGTGGTCGAAGTTACCCCTTCGGGGGTGGGGCGCGATCCGCGGGCACTTCGTGAGCTCAGTCGCGCGTCCGGTCTGCACGTGGTGATGGGGGCGGGGTGGTACCAGCGCGATCTTCACCCGGCAGGCTTTTCACAGCTGAGCGACCGAGAACTCACCGAGCAACTTGTCCGCGATGTGGTGGTCGGAGTGGGGGCGCGGCCAGGCCAGGAACCGATCCGATCCGGGGTGATCGGTGAGGTCGGAGCCGAGGGGCAGCCCGTGGATCCGCAGGAGATGCGAAGCGTGCGCGCGGCTGCCCGGGCCTCAGCGCTTACGGGCGCGCCGATCACTCTGCACATGGGCGGTTTTGGCGAAGAGAGACTGCGGGTGCTCGACGCGATTGAACAGGAGGGGGCCGATCCACGATCCGTGGTGTTTGGGCATGCCGGATCCATTGCGGAAGACATGCCTCTGGCTCGCCGACTGCTTGAGCGTGGGGCCGCGGTCGAGGCTGATTTTCTTGGCACGACCGGCAGCCCGTGGGGCACGCTCTTCCCGTATACCGATCGGAGCGTGGCCCGCGGGTTTGCGGAGCTGGTTGCAGACGGCTGGGGTGCGCAGCTCGTGCTCGGCAGCGATGTCTGTCAGCGGGTGCAACTGCAAGCCTATGGGGGGCACGGCTACGGCTATATCGTCGACCAGTTCTTGCCGACACTCGTGGAATTCGGTGTCCCCGAGCTAGCGCTCAAGCAGATCATGGTGGAGAACCCGGCCCGCATTCTTGCTTTTCGATCTCCTAATCCTGCGGCGAGCTACGGCTCACCGGATTAG
- a CDS encoding TetR/AcrR family transcriptional regulator, protein MPKIIDHDQRRKDIVDVTWNLIVEGGIEAATMREIASRAGFANGALKHYFSGKDSIVKGAYESSLHALSERLDAHVAGKRGIEALEDSIRFTLPIQEEDATAARVLLSFWERCVFSPELNHDYDEHLSGWTTEYLQYLKEGREDGDILNPTSDAQLANEIIMMVLGATVTRVVSPAFFVPEILEAQVTDYIARLRRSDLP, encoded by the coding sequence ATGCCGAAGATCATCGACCACGACCAGCGCCGCAAAGACATCGTCGATGTGACCTGGAATCTGATCGTCGAGGGCGGGATCGAAGCAGCAACCATGCGCGAAATCGCCTCGCGCGCGGGTTTCGCGAACGGCGCGCTGAAGCACTACTTCTCGGGCAAGGACTCGATCGTCAAGGGCGCATACGAAAGCTCACTGCATGCCTTGAGCGAGCGCCTTGACGCTCATGTCGCGGGGAAACGAGGCATCGAGGCTCTCGAGGATTCGATCCGCTTCACGCTCCCGATCCAGGAGGAAGATGCGACCGCTGCTCGCGTATTGCTCTCTTTCTGGGAGCGGTGCGTGTTCAGCCCCGAGCTCAATCACGACTACGACGAGCACCTGTCTGGCTGGACCACGGAATATCTGCAGTATCTCAAAGAGGGCAGGGAAGACGGAGATATTCTGAACCCCACCTCCGACGCGCAGCTCGCGAACGAGATCATTATGATGGTGCTCGGCGCTACCGTGACCCGGGTCGTCAGCCCTGCTTTCTTCGTTCCGGAGATCCTCGAAGCACAGGTGACCGACTATATTGCCAGACTGCGCCGCTCAGACTTGCCCTAA